One window of Klebsiella quasivariicola genomic DNA carries:
- a CDS encoding GPW/gp25 family protein yields MKTTSVFWQPALQAPGEIVRGLDDIWQAIQIILRTPRGSDPHRPEFGSNLHLYIDWPIDRAIPHVVRESVDAIRRWEPRCQLMSVKPAVDGEHLTLRVSWKGSDGQPRTQELLWR; encoded by the coding sequence ATGAAAACAACCTCAGTATTCTGGCAACCGGCTCTGCAGGCCCCTGGCGAAATCGTCCGGGGGCTGGATGATATCTGGCAGGCCATTCAAATCATCCTGCGTACTCCTCGCGGCAGCGACCCGCATCGCCCGGAGTTCGGCAGCAATCTGCACCTTTATATCGACTGGCCTATTGACCGGGCTATTCCGCATGTGGTGCGCGAATCCGTCGATGCCATTCGCCGCTGGGAGCCTCGCTGCCAGCTTATGTCGGTTAAACCCGCCGTCGACGGCGAACATCTTACGCTCCGGGTGAGCTGGAAAGGCTCTGACGGACAACCCCGGACTCAGGAGTTGCTATGGCGCTGA
- a CDS encoding tail protein X yields MFLEHVTRDGERWDSLAWQYYGDPLGYPRIIAANPHVAITPVLPSGLLLLIPVIEAEEASTEEDIAPWLR; encoded by the coding sequence ATGTTTCTTGAACATGTCACCCGTGACGGAGAGCGCTGGGACTCTCTCGCATGGCAGTACTACGGCGACCCGCTGGGCTATCCCCGGATAATTGCCGCCAATCCACACGTGGCCATCACGCCGGTGCTGCCCTCCGGGCTGTTGTTACTGATTCCGGTTATCGAGGCTGAAGAAGCCAGTACAGAAGAGGATATTGCCCCATGGCTGAGATAA
- a CDS encoding phage baseplate assembly protein V, which translates to MTGVTRQVGTVSAVDADKVQARVRLPECDNLRTNWLNVLQRNTQDNKDYWLPDVGEQVEVLLDANGEDGVILGAVYSEVDKPPFSDKHVRGTKYADGAEFSYNRATHTLTVKGGIEHVVIEVAVGISLKGKTIDLTADTTTVNGNLEINGNAHSTGSMLSDGPNSNHHSH; encoded by the coding sequence ATGACAGGCGTCACTCGTCAGGTCGGTACGGTCAGCGCCGTCGATGCCGACAAGGTTCAGGCCCGCGTTCGTCTGCCGGAATGCGATAACCTGCGCACTAACTGGCTTAACGTGCTGCAGCGCAATACCCAGGATAACAAGGATTACTGGCTCCCTGACGTGGGGGAGCAGGTTGAAGTGCTGCTCGATGCCAACGGCGAGGATGGTGTCATTCTGGGCGCGGTGTACTCAGAAGTCGATAAACCGCCGTTCAGCGACAAACATGTCCGGGGCACGAAATACGCGGATGGCGCAGAGTTCAGCTATAACCGTGCGACCCATACGCTGACAGTCAAAGGTGGTATCGAGCATGTGGTGATCGAGGTTGCAGTGGGTATCAGCCTGAAGGGGAAAACCATTGATTTGACCGCTGACACCACCACGGTGAACGGCAACCTTGAAATCAACGGCAATGCCCACTCGACAGGCAGCATGCTCTCTGACGGCCCGAACTCTAATCACCATTCCCACTGA
- a CDS encoding phage tail protein produces MFAVLGDIEFELITYWDGFEVTFGVDYAEHPRIEGKPGLQFVGDKLDEIQISLVFHQHYCVPDVELARLRTAMKAHQALALVFGNGDYRGWFVITDVTATSEQTDSTGNVLAVNATASLREYIGDPKNPLQPPAIRTQVPGVGAVSGAVPSPSGVAQYVRDGVNYAKQAQSVLQTTISAVRVAQKMKDNPAVALTRVPGLMSGLGNVSGALGQSVPAFNALSESMPDAISLARATSDAATYVQQAQSSLSGVDGSNIAAALDAVSGQLNSASTTFTRMSPGLSTMAAKILARSV; encoded by the coding sequence ATGTTTGCAGTATTGGGTGATATTGAGTTTGAACTGATTACCTACTGGGACGGCTTCGAGGTCACGTTCGGCGTCGATTATGCGGAGCATCCCCGTATCGAGGGTAAGCCCGGCCTGCAGTTCGTTGGCGATAAGCTGGACGAAATCCAGATAAGCCTGGTCTTCCATCAGCACTATTGTGTGCCCGACGTGGAGCTGGCGAGACTGCGAACGGCCATGAAGGCCCATCAAGCGCTGGCGCTGGTCTTCGGCAACGGTGACTATCGCGGCTGGTTCGTGATTACCGATGTTACTGCGACCAGCGAGCAGACCGACAGCACCGGCAACGTGCTGGCCGTCAATGCCACCGCGTCTCTCCGGGAGTACATCGGCGACCCGAAAAACCCGCTACAGCCACCCGCAATACGCACGCAGGTTCCCGGCGTCGGGGCGGTCTCCGGTGCCGTTCCTTCACCTTCCGGGGTAGCGCAGTACGTCCGCGACGGCGTCAACTACGCCAAACAGGCGCAGTCTGTTCTCCAGACCACCATCAGTGCCGTTCGGGTGGCGCAGAAAATGAAGGATAACCCCGCCGTTGCACTGACCCGCGTACCGGGGTTGATGAGCGGGCTGGGCAACGTGTCCGGGGCGTTGGGTCAAAGCGTTCCGGCATTTAATGCGCTTTCTGAATCCATGCCTGATGCCATCAGTCTGGCCAGAGCCACCAGTGATGCGGCCACGTATGTACAACAGGCACAGTCTTCACTGAGCGGCGTGGACGGCAGCAATATCGCAGCGGCGCTGGATGCCGTTTCCGGGCAGCTTAACTCCGCCAGCACCACCTTCACCCGTATGTCGCCGGGGTTAAGCACCATGGCAGCCAAAATTCTGGCGAGGAGTGTGTGA
- a CDS encoding phage late control D family protein, producing MAEINSPAQAASALTGVSDVLSPVFTLWYLQKNITTDIAPYVTRVTYSDNIKSESDTIEVELDDTDGRWLDKWYPGKGDTLTLKMGYQGEKLLSCGTFSIDEIEVSSPASVVAIRGVATSVNNALRTKSSRGFESTTLAAIAGRIAKKHQLKLVGSIESIKIDRVTQYAETDVGFLRRLASEYGYAVKVVSDQLVFSHLATLRGQEPIRQLKPQDVDSFSLRDTINRVYKSAKVKHQKSSDKKLIVYEADGGTSESDKQTKGGKVTSADSLKVNSRVSDPDSARIKADSALARHNEYQQNGSLTLMGTPQLTAGNKIELVGFGQLSGPWLITTARHAFDRNSGYITELEVARGPVTQGKAKKGKKTGKTQTLTVYKPDGSTSTVIKEKK from the coding sequence ATGGCTGAGATAAACAGCCCTGCACAAGCCGCATCAGCGTTAACCGGCGTCAGCGATGTTCTGAGTCCGGTGTTCACGCTATGGTATCTGCAGAAGAACATCACCACCGATATCGCCCCCTATGTCACCCGCGTAACCTACAGCGATAACATCAAAAGCGAGTCCGATACCATTGAGGTGGAACTGGACGACACCGATGGCCGCTGGCTGGATAAGTGGTATCCGGGCAAGGGTGACACGCTGACGCTGAAAATGGGTTATCAGGGCGAGAAGCTGCTGTCCTGCGGTACGTTCTCTATAGACGAGATCGAGGTGAGTTCGCCCGCGTCCGTTGTCGCTATCCGGGGCGTGGCCACGTCGGTCAACAACGCCCTGCGGACAAAATCCAGTCGTGGTTTCGAGAGCACCACGCTGGCGGCCATCGCCGGACGGATTGCCAAAAAGCATCAGCTGAAGCTGGTTGGCAGTATTGAGTCCATCAAAATTGACCGGGTGACCCAGTATGCTGAAACGGACGTGGGCTTCCTGCGCCGACTGGCCAGCGAGTATGGTTATGCCGTGAAAGTGGTCAGCGACCAGCTGGTTTTTTCTCATCTTGCCACGTTACGCGGTCAGGAGCCGATCAGGCAGTTAAAGCCGCAGGATGTGGACAGCTTTTCCCTGCGTGACACCATCAACCGCGTCTACAAATCCGCGAAGGTAAAACACCAGAAGAGCAGCGATAAAAAGCTGATCGTTTATGAAGCTGATGGCGGTACCAGCGAAAGCGACAAACAAACCAAAGGCGGTAAGGTCACCAGTGCCGACTCACTGAAGGTCAACAGCCGCGTCAGTGATCCGGACAGCGCCCGGATTAAAGCAGATTCGGCGCTGGCCAGGCATAACGAATACCAGCAGAACGGCTCGCTGACGCTGATGGGGACGCCTCAGTTGACTGCAGGCAACAAAATTGAACTGGTGGGTTTTGGTCAGTTATCCGGGCCATGGCTGATAACTACTGCCCGCCATGCGTTTGACCGTAACAGCGGCTACATCACCGAACTGGAAGTGGCACGAGGGCCGGTTACGCAGGGCAAAGCGAAGAAAGGTAAAAAGACCGGAAAAACCCAGACGCTGACCGTCTATAAACCGGACGGCAGCACGTCCACGGTAATAAAGGAGAAAAAATAA
- a CDS encoding baseplate J/gp47 family protein, producing MALTEPDFIERDADKITAEMIAQYEAATGKTLYPAQAERLLIDLWAYREMLVRVAAQEAAKQNLVAFAREPMIDYLGELVGVYRLAAQPATTTLQFSVDEELAIDVLIPAGTRVSASDSIIFATDTDVVLKAGLLLVNATATCTEPGAAGNGWQPAQVRQLLDEIDNVDLQVTNMAASSGGSEQEDNDRLRERIKLAPESFTNAGSRMAYRFHAMQAHPNIVDVAVLSPVPGTVELYPLLSTGLPDDSILTLVESLCSDEKVRPLTDTVRAKTPVQVDYAIEANITIYRDQDANSIKDNANSAIQNWVASRTATLGRDIVPSQIISVLSVAGVYQVELVTPVLKVVAENEWANCTAITLNMTGVSDG from the coding sequence ATGGCGCTGACAGAACCCGATTTTATTGAACGTGATGCTGACAAAATCACGGCTGAAATGATTGCACAGTACGAAGCCGCAACTGGCAAGACGCTATACCCCGCTCAGGCTGAGCGCCTGTTGATTGACCTGTGGGCATACCGCGAAATGCTGGTCAGGGTGGCGGCGCAGGAAGCGGCCAAACAGAATCTGGTCGCCTTTGCCCGTGAGCCGATGATTGATTACCTCGGTGAACTGGTTGGTGTATACCGACTGGCCGCGCAGCCTGCCACCACCACGCTCCAGTTCTCCGTGGATGAGGAACTGGCCATTGATGTGCTGATTCCGGCAGGTACCCGCGTCAGCGCTTCCGACAGCATTATTTTTGCAACCGATACGGACGTAGTGCTGAAAGCCGGATTGCTGCTTGTCAATGCCACGGCCACCTGTACCGAGCCGGGAGCCGCAGGCAACGGCTGGCAGCCTGCGCAGGTCCGTCAGTTGCTCGATGAGATTGATAACGTCGACCTGCAGGTGACCAATATGGCGGCCAGTTCTGGCGGTTCTGAGCAGGAAGACAATGACAGGCTCCGCGAGCGTATCAAACTGGCCCCGGAATCATTCACCAACGCCGGAAGCCGTATGGCATACCGCTTTCATGCCATGCAGGCCCATCCCAATATTGTCGATGTTGCCGTGCTTTCCCCGGTTCCCGGCACTGTAGAACTGTATCCGCTGCTCAGCACCGGCTTGCCGGACGACAGCATCCTTACGCTTGTAGAGAGTTTATGCTCGGACGAAAAAGTCAGGCCGCTCACTGATACCGTGCGGGCTAAAACACCTGTGCAGGTGGATTACGCCATTGAAGCCAACATCACTATCTATCGTGACCAGGATGCTAACTCTATAAAGGACAACGCCAACAGCGCCATACAGAACTGGGTAGCGTCCCGTACCGCCACGCTGGGGCGCGATATTGTCCCCAGCCAGATTATCAGCGTGCTGTCCGTTGCCGGGGTCTACCAGGTCGAACTGGTGACACCGGTGCTGAAGGTGGTGGCAGAAAACGAATGGGCAAACTGCACGGCGATCACTCTTAACATGACCGGGGTGTCCGATGGCTGA
- a CDS encoding phage tail tape measure protein has protein sequence MASEFSVGVIIGGIVGSSFRSAVSGTRRALDSLGDTSRRLQERQNALTRATERYGQLGSSRMQRLNSDLLRVSRTMEQIERQQRRLSAVSATSDALKSNRMALYGQGAETYGIARTLGAPVMASVKQYASFESQLRDISVTGDLDSRQERAIGLAIRQASLKVNQLQESLLGGVGQLVADGMAPERAATFAEMLGKTATATKADMTDLAKMTYAFSDALRITDAKELEQAFGIAATGAKLGSFELKDMAKALPGMAKAFAARGIYGKDAITQIVASLEVGKGSGSAEEAVTNMSNWLAAMGRGDTIQKYAKAGVDYQGSMQNYVAQGFSQYEASLMIANRFIDGKGKAFLQQWKAAGSRGDQEGQQKLMESFGLAEVFTDIQTVNHLLSMRQGWDKYLSSKQEMNTPSAMSTLDKDAAKQNNTLEGRWRRTQIGFNEAAISIGESLRPALIQLGETFIPLMDSVGKWIAANPQIVSGTIKVVGALLAFKMATIGLKLGLNLLISPFVNVWKNAVLLRANWLRLSLALGEGGKLRWLVTGFSAVARGARTLGGVLSGGLVRGIMIAGRAVLWIGRALLMNPIGLAITAVAAAAYLIYRNWGAVSSWFKQRWADIKEAFNGGVVGIGKLLINWSPVGLLYKAFAAALKYLGVDLPAKFTDFGGHLIDGLINGIKNKWESLKTTVTDMGDSVGGWFKEKLGIHSPSRVFIGFGDNIAQGAAIGLQRTTPLAALAGQRLATEMTPDVPRIPSPEIMAAGYSGRGAAATGSGTSGGIQVSFNPQFFLNGKETAAPDGLTGVLNMSLHELEKMLERLLAQQQRRRYS, from the coding sequence GTGGCCAGTGAATTTTCAGTCGGCGTCATTATTGGCGGCATTGTCGGGAGTAGCTTCCGCTCAGCCGTCAGCGGTACCCGACGCGCCCTTGATTCCCTGGGCGATACATCGCGCCGCCTGCAGGAACGCCAAAACGCCTTAACCCGTGCAACAGAACGCTATGGTCAGTTGGGTTCTTCCCGGATGCAGCGCCTCAACAGCGACCTGCTGCGGGTAAGCCGCACAATGGAGCAAATTGAGCGCCAGCAGCGCCGTCTGTCGGCGGTGTCGGCCACCAGTGATGCGCTGAAGTCCAACCGTATGGCGCTCTATGGTCAGGGAGCAGAGACTTACGGCATCGCCCGAACGCTGGGTGCACCGGTCATGGCCTCAGTCAAACAATATGCCTCGTTTGAATCGCAGTTGCGGGATATCAGTGTCACTGGTGATCTGGATTCAAGGCAGGAACGTGCAATTGGCCTGGCTATCAGACAGGCCTCGCTGAAGGTTAACCAACTGCAGGAGTCTCTGTTAGGGGGAGTCGGACAATTAGTTGCTGATGGTATGGCCCCCGAACGGGCAGCAACGTTTGCAGAGATGCTTGGAAAGACCGCTACAGCAACCAAAGCCGATATGACCGACCTTGCCAAAATGACTTATGCCTTCAGCGATGCACTCAGAATCACTGATGCGAAAGAACTTGAACAGGCATTTGGTATTGCGGCAACAGGAGCCAAACTTGGGTCATTTGAGCTGAAGGATATGGCAAAAGCATTACCCGGTATGGCTAAAGCCTTCGCTGCTCGTGGTATTTATGGAAAAGATGCGATTACCCAGATCGTCGCCAGTCTGGAAGTTGGTAAAGGCAGCGGCTCAGCGGAAGAGGCCGTCACCAATATGTCAAACTGGCTGGCGGCGATGGGGCGCGGAGATACCATCCAGAAATATGCTAAAGCCGGGGTGGATTACCAGGGGTCAATGCAGAATTACGTCGCTCAGGGCTTCTCACAGTATGAAGCCTCACTGATGATTGCCAACCGTTTTATCGACGGTAAAGGTAAGGCGTTTTTACAGCAATGGAAAGCAGCAGGCTCAAGAGGCGATCAGGAAGGCCAGCAGAAGCTAATGGAGTCATTTGGTCTGGCAGAAGTCTTCACTGATATTCAGACCGTTAACCATTTACTGTCAATGCGTCAGGGCTGGGATAAATACCTTTCCAGCAAGCAGGAAATGAATACCCCGTCAGCAATGTCTACGCTGGATAAGGATGCTGCAAAACAAAATAATACGCTCGAAGGTCGTTGGCGCAGAACTCAGATTGGTTTTAACGAGGCAGCCATCAGCATTGGTGAGTCACTACGCCCGGCCTTGATCCAACTGGGTGAGACTTTTATTCCTTTAATGGACAGTGTCGGCAAATGGATAGCGGCAAACCCGCAAATCGTCAGCGGCACCATAAAGGTTGTAGGAGCATTACTCGCTTTCAAGATGGCCACTATCGGTCTCAAGCTGGGGCTGAATCTCCTTATTTCCCCCTTTGTTAACGTCTGGAAAAATGCCGTTTTACTGCGGGCCAACTGGCTTCGACTGTCGCTTGCACTCGGTGAAGGCGGTAAGCTCCGCTGGCTGGTGACCGGCTTCAGCGCCGTCGCCAGAGGAGCCAGAACACTGGGTGGTGTGCTGTCAGGTGGGCTGGTTCGCGGCATTATGATCGCCGGGCGGGCCGTTCTCTGGATTGGCCGGGCGCTGCTGATGAATCCCATTGGTCTCGCCATCACCGCCGTCGCGGCAGCAGCTTACCTTATTTATCGCAACTGGGGCGCAGTCAGTAGCTGGTTTAAACAGCGCTGGGCTGACATTAAAGAGGCGTTTAATGGCGGTGTCGTGGGGATTGGTAAGCTGCTGATTAACTGGTCGCCGGTTGGTCTGCTCTATAAAGCCTTTGCGGCTGCGCTGAAATACCTCGGTGTTGATCTGCCAGCGAAGTTCACCGACTTCGGTGGCCATCTTATCGACGGGTTAATAAACGGCATCAAAAACAAATGGGAGTCGCTCAAAACTACCGTCACAGACATGGGCGACAGTGTTGGCGGCTGGTTTAAGGAAAAGCTGGGCATTCATTCGCCGAGCCGTGTGTTTATAGGCTTTGGTGACAACATTGCGCAGGGGGCCGCTATCGGCCTGCAGCGCACCACACCACTTGCTGCACTGGCCGGGCAGCGTCTGGCCACTGAAATGACACCGGATGTTCCCCGTATCCCGTCGCCGGAAATCATGGCGGCGGGATATTCAGGTCGTGGCGCAGCTGCAACTGGCAGCGGAACATCTGGCGGTATCCAGGTCAGCTTTAATCCTCAGTTTTTCCTCAATGGCAAAGAAACCGCAGCGCCTGACGGGTTGACCGGCGTACTGAATATGAGCCTGCATGAGCTGGAGAAAATGCTGGAGCGTCTGCTGGCTCAGCAACAACGCAGGAGGTACAGCTGA
- a CDS encoding phage tail protein codes for MANLPETPQWEEGIYQIEVSDPVLGGPDGISNRQGKQLASRTLYLKQQVEKGGSDLAKHIAAADPHTQYAPKASPTFTGTPTAPTPANSDNSKKLATTEFVAKALAALAGSAPETLDTLKELADALGNDPNFATTVLNKLAEKLAKDQNGADIPDPALFVKNLGLGDASGYVGRLLKIQVFTASGTVTKTPGAKKWRIKCLGGGGGSSAAPATGSNEVSVSNGGGAGAYAEGIYDVSSITTASVVIGSGGAGGTADSIYGADGGASSVGSFISSPGGKVGLPAGPANPPFQPVANTNSDGPTGWNIVGSSGAGAEPAVAVTYSYAAGSRGSNSIFGVGGSIPAINDPANPGGGYGSGASGCSNGSSQPAKSGAAGRPGIVIIEELA; via the coding sequence ATGGCAAACCTACCTGAAACCCCGCAGTGGGAAGAAGGCATCTACCAGATTGAGGTCTCTGACCCCGTTCTGGGTGGGCCTGACGGAATTTCTAACCGTCAGGGTAAACAACTGGCCAGCCGCACGCTGTACCTGAAGCAACAGGTTGAAAAAGGCGGTTCTGATCTTGCGAAACACATCGCGGCAGCAGACCCGCATACCCAGTACGCACCGAAAGCCAGCCCGACATTCACCGGCACGCCAACAGCGCCCACGCCTGCAAATAGCGATAACAGCAAGAAGCTGGCGACGACTGAGTTTGTGGCCAAAGCACTTGCAGCGCTTGCAGGCAGCGCCCCTGAGACGCTGGATACGCTTAAAGAGCTGGCGGATGCCCTCGGTAACGATCCGAATTTTGCGACCACGGTGCTTAACAAACTGGCGGAGAAGCTGGCCAAAGACCAGAACGGCGCAGATATTCCTGACCCGGCGCTCTTTGTCAAAAACCTTGGTTTGGGAGATGCGAGCGGATACGTTGGTAGGCTGCTAAAAATACAGGTATTCACTGCCAGCGGGACAGTGACAAAAACGCCAGGCGCAAAAAAATGGCGAATTAAATGTCTCGGTGGGGGGGGCGGCAGTTCAGCTGCACCGGCAACGGGTAGTAACGAGGTTTCCGTGAGTAACGGGGGCGGCGCAGGGGCATATGCTGAGGGCATTTATGACGTATCGTCAATAACAACGGCGTCAGTCGTCATCGGTTCAGGCGGTGCAGGAGGAACGGCGGATTCAATATACGGCGCTGACGGCGGAGCTAGCTCAGTTGGTTCGTTTATTTCATCGCCCGGCGGGAAAGTTGGATTACCCGCCGGCCCGGCAAACCCACCATTTCAGCCCGTGGCCAATACTAACAGCGATGGCCCGACTGGGTGGAATATTGTCGGCTCATCTGGAGCAGGGGCAGAACCAGCCGTAGCTGTTACATATAGCTATGCCGCTGGCTCGCGTGGTTCAAATAGTATATTTGGGGTAGGCGGATCGATTCCTGCAATTAATGACCCGGCAAATCCCGGTGGGGGCTATGGTTCTGGAGCATCCGGCTGTTCGAATGGCTCATCCCAACCAGCTAAATCAGGCGCAGCGGGACGCCCGGGAATCGTAATCATTGAGGAGCTGGCATAA
- a CDS encoding phage tail protein I — MAEPLQLPPPLEGDISLRTLGKLAGRLDNIDLSVLMVYLVDIVDSSALPWLGEQFSLFGDGWELAESDDVRRMLIKSAIELHRYKGTPWSIREIIRRFGFGEVDLIEGTGQIGYDGKHTYNGLFVHGDAEAWAVYRVILQQPITNDQAALLRQTLAAFAPARCHLASLEYQSVAIRYNNTVNYDGSYNHGSS; from the coding sequence ATGGCTGAGCCGCTACAACTCCCGCCGCCGCTTGAGGGTGATATCAGCCTCAGAACGCTGGGAAAACTGGCCGGGCGGCTGGATAACATCGACCTGAGCGTACTGATGGTCTATCTCGTCGATATCGTCGACAGTTCCGCGCTGCCATGGCTGGGCGAGCAGTTCTCGCTGTTTGGCGATGGCTGGGAGCTGGCGGAATCGGACGATGTACGCCGCATGCTTATCAAATCTGCTATCGAGCTGCACCGCTATAAAGGGACGCCGTGGTCAATCCGGGAAATTATCCGCCGTTTCGGCTTCGGCGAAGTGGATCTGATTGAAGGCACTGGCCAGATTGGCTACGACGGCAAACACACGTACAACGGGCTTTTCGTCCATGGCGATGCAGAAGCCTGGGCGGTCTATCGCGTCATCCTTCAGCAGCCCATTACTAACGATCAGGCAGCACTTTTACGCCAGACGCTCGCTGCCTTTGCTCCGGCCCGCTGCCATCTGGCGAGCCTTGAGTATCAGTCTGTCGCCATTCGCTACAACAACACCGTCAACTATGACGGTAGCTATAACCACGGGAGCAGTTAA
- a CDS encoding tail fiber assembly protein, with protein sequence MQKYIFSADKNAFFPVELKIAYQESGEWPDDGIEIDDTVAAEFMKEAPEGKYRGVIDGMPAWIDIPPPTHEEQIAAAELKKQQLINQVNEYINSKQWPGKAAIGRLKGEELVQYNLWLDYLDALELVDTSGAPDIEWPTPPAE encoded by the coding sequence ATGCAGAAATATATTTTCAGTGCCGATAAAAATGCGTTTTTCCCTGTGGAGCTTAAAATCGCTTATCAGGAATCCGGCGAATGGCCCGATGATGGAATCGAAATTGACGACACTGTTGCTGCCGAATTTATGAAGGAAGCACCAGAAGGAAAATACAGAGGTGTCATCGACGGAATGCCTGCATGGATTGATATTCCACCGCCAACTCATGAGGAACAAATTGCCGCAGCCGAACTGAAAAAGCAGCAATTGATTAATCAGGTCAACGAATACATAAACAGTAAGCAATGGCCTGGTAAAGCGGCGATTGGTCGCCTGAAAGGTGAGGAACTGGTGCAATATAATTTGTGGCTGGATTATCTGGACGCACTGGAGCTGGTCGATACTTCCGGTGCGCCAGATATTGAATGGCCTACGCCTCCTGCGGAGTAA